Proteins encoded within one genomic window of Microcoleus sp. bin38.metabat.b11b12b14.051:
- a CDS encoding NADH-quinone oxidoreductase subunit J, with translation MNLAEGVQVVSFVILSLMMIGGALGVVLFSNIVYSAFLLCGVFTSIAGLYLLLNADFVAAAQILIYVGAVNVLILFAIMLVNKREDFRKIPNAWVRQVATAVVCAGLFALLGTMVVSTPWAIVTTTGAPAESSIVTIAKHFFTDYLLPFELASVFLLMAMVGAIVLARRDFFADELSMKQSETPAFSLPERPRELVSAGDVSSPETK, from the coding sequence GTGAATCTAGCCGAAGGAGTTCAAGTTGTTTCATTTGTCATACTGTCACTAATGATGATTGGCGGAGCATTAGGAGTAGTCCTGTTCTCCAACATCGTTTACTCAGCATTTCTGCTGTGTGGCGTATTTACCAGCATTGCCGGCTTGTACCTGTTGTTGAATGCTGACTTTGTAGCAGCAGCCCAGATACTGATTTATGTTGGTGCTGTCAATGTCTTAATTTTGTTTGCCATTATGTTGGTGAACAAACGAGAAGATTTCCGCAAAATTCCCAACGCTTGGGTGCGTCAAGTAGCCACCGCAGTAGTTTGTGCTGGTTTGTTTGCACTTTTGGGCACGATGGTAGTGTCTACTCCTTGGGCGATTGTGACGACGACGGGAGCACCTGCTGAAAGTTCAATTGTCACCATTGCTAAACACTTCTTTACCGACTATTTGCTACCTTTTGAGTTAGCATCAGTGTTTTTGTTGATGGCAATGGTAGGAGCAATTGTGTTGGCACGCCGCGATTTCTTTGCGGATGAACTCTCCATGAAGCAATCGGAAACACCAGCTTTTAGTTTGCCGGAACGCCCGCGCGAATTGGTTTCAGCCGGTGATGTTTCTTCACCCGAAACCAAGTAA
- the nuoK gene encoding NADH-quinone oxidoreductase subunit NuoK, producing the protein MQLQYFLLLAAALFCIGIYGLITSRNAVRVLMSIELMLNAVNLNLMGFSNYLDPVQIKGQVFTVFVVTVAAAEAAVGLAIVLAIYRNRNTVDMEEFNLLKW; encoded by the coding sequence CTGCAACTCCAGTATTTCCTGCTATTAGCTGCTGCACTTTTCTGCATTGGCATTTACGGTTTAATTACCAGCCGAAATGCAGTGCGGGTGTTGATGTCGATCGAGTTGATGCTGAATGCAGTCAATCTCAATCTGATGGGTTTTTCCAACTATCTTGACCCTGTACAGATTAAAGGTCAAGTATTTACTGTCTTTGTAGTGACCGTTGCGGCTGCTGAGGCTGCTGTCGGTTTGGCGATCGTCCTGGCAATTTACCGCAACCGCAACACCGTAGACATGGAAGAGTTTAATTTGCTGAAGTGGTAA